A part of Neodiprion pinetum isolate iyNeoPine1 chromosome 4, iyNeoPine1.2, whole genome shotgun sequence genomic DNA contains:
- the Drep4 gene encoding DNA fragmentation factor subunit beta, with protein sequence MSVIVDRLRRIMKGEDSRPVNDEKEIKGYRVTNADRTRRFGVACKDFQELKSKACAKFNILNPDERDRVTICLVDGSVIDDEYFQLVEPQTTLILRRHGEKFLSDADILYNTLRQVNLEFITTGDAISRFLTENLKSKIAVLNKALNKNDEKTRLSSREDHPDWFKNLETTATTKEAYMHRRCQDRIRCYLYKTIDQIKTSDVYSKNESARRRLLHVMTYFKLQLKEDHCFGFYFDRSYARGAKNRLEIGRSIGEKEEEEAEKPANLSSDEADFSASVFSCHHFHCPCKIGAVSAGFWSPWNSNRFLAEFFPEENDSDETDARRISPVKKTTANDKSADLCPYEIGKNDETVPRFALCNSDGEFRCDGVWSADRCAYADRHSINPYRSYEELVLFSTWNFDHRIERSRTLIPNLLRASEEKAISREDLVHLYENIFTVKNLRLVHIVCHDKGAHRVQ encoded by the exons ATGTCCGTCATCGTTGATCGGCTCCGTCGCATAATGAAAGGCGAAGACTCTCGGCCGGTTAACGATGAGAAAGAG atcaagGGATACCGAGTGACAAATGCCGATCGCACTCGGAGATTCGGGGTCGCTTGCAAGGATTTTCAGGAGCTTAAAAGCAAGGCCTGCGCAAAGTTTAAT ATTTTAAACCCCGATGAGCGGGATAGAGTGACGATTTGTCTCGTCGACGGATCGGTAATCGAcgacgaatattttcaattggtAGAACCGCAGACTACCTTGATACTGCGGCGACATGGGGAGAAGTTTTTGTCAG ATGCTGACATATTATACAACACGCTGCGTCAAGTCAATCTCGAGTTCATAACGACCGGCGATGCGATATCGAGATTTCTCACCGAGAATCTAAAGTCGAAGATCGCAGTTTTGAACAAGGCTCTGAACAAGAACGACGAAAAGACTAGACTCAGTTCGAGGGAGGATCATCCCGACTGGTTTAAGAATTTGGAGACGACGGCCACAACTAAA GAGGCCTACATGCACCGCAGATGCCAGGACAGGATCCGGTGTTACCTGTACAAAACGATCGATCAAATAAAGACTTCGGACGTATATTCGAAGAACGAATCGGCAAGGCGTCGTCTGTTGCACGTGATGACGTATTTCAAGCTCCAACTGAAGGAGGATCACTGTTTCGGTTTTTACTTTGACCGAAGTTACGCAAGAGGGGCGAAAAATCGGTTGGAGATCGGCCGATCGATCggcgaaaaagaagaagaagaagcagaaaaaCCTGCGAATTTGAGTTCGGACGAGGCGGATTTCAGCGCCTCGGTATTTTCGTGCCACCATTTTCACTGTCCGTGCAAAATCGGCGCTGTCTCTGCAGGTTTCTGGTCGCCGTGGAACAGCAACCGATTTCTCGCGGAATTTTTCCCCGAGGAAAACGATAGCGACGAAACGGACGCCAGACGAATATCTCCCGTTAAAAAAACAACCGCTAACGATAAATCTGCCGATTTATGTCCCTACGAAATCGGCAAAAACGACGAAACGGTGCCGCGATTCGCGCTCTGTAATTCTGACGGTGAATTCAGATGCGACGGCGTCTGGAGCGCCGATCGATGTGCTTACGCCGATAGGCACTCCATCAATCCTTACCGATCATACGAGGAACTGGTTCTCTTTTCGACGTGGAATTTCGACCACAG GATCGAGAGATCGCGAACTCTGATACCAAACCTGTTGCGAGCGTCTGAGGAGAAGGCGATAAGTCGTGAGGATCTAGTTCACCTCTACGAGAATATATTCACGGTGAAAAATCTACGACTGGTGCACATAGTTTGTCACGATAAGGGAGCCCACAGAGTTCAATGA